In one window of Duganella dendranthematis DNA:
- a CDS encoding GNAT family N-acetyltransferase: MNTPLSTTFDTPLPVTLELHGVRLEPLAAHHADGLRAAASDGQLWNLRVTSVPEPHEVDAYIFKAIEQRPTRLAFAVIDSASGALIGTTSYHDIVPAIGRTEIGYTWYATRWQRTHVNTTCKLLLMTHAFETLGAALVGLRTDNFNHASQAAIERLGARKDGVLRHHALRRDGTVRDTVMYSIAAGEWPEIKAHLRDKLARHGVR; this comes from the coding sequence ATGAACACGCCGCTGAGCACGACGTTCGACACGCCGCTGCCGGTCACGCTGGAGCTGCACGGCGTGCGGCTGGAGCCGCTGGCCGCGCACCACGCCGACGGCCTGCGCGCGGCCGCCAGCGACGGCCAGCTGTGGAATCTGCGCGTCACTTCGGTGCCGGAACCGCACGAGGTCGACGCGTATATTTTCAAGGCCATCGAGCAGCGCCCCACCCGGCTGGCGTTTGCCGTGATCGACAGCGCCAGCGGCGCCTTGATCGGCACCACCAGCTACCACGACATCGTGCCGGCCATCGGCCGCACCGAAATCGGCTACACTTGGTACGCCACGCGCTGGCAGCGCACCCACGTCAACACCACCTGCAAGCTGCTGCTGATGACGCACGCCTTCGAGACCTTAGGCGCGGCGCTGGTGGGGCTGCGCACCGACAATTTCAACCACGCCTCGCAAGCGGCCATCGAGCGCCTCGGCGCCAGGAAGGACGGCGTGCTGCGCCACCACGCGCTGCGCCGCGACGGCACCGTGCGCGACACCGTGATGTACAGCATCGCGGCCGGCGAGTGGCCGGAGATCAAGGCCCATCTGCGCGACAAGCTGGCGCGCCACGGAGTGCGCTGA
- a CDS encoding vWA domain-containing protein: MLIDFFFTLKDAKIPVTIKEFLTLLEAMQQRVISNSLDDFYYLARLTLVKDEAHFDKFDRAFGLYFKGISATFDQQGNVPLDWLVQRMKRELTPEQIAALEKFGYDKLMDRLKELLDEQKARHEGGNKWIGTGGTSPFGHGGTNPEGVRIGGKGGNRTAVKVWEARSYQDYDGEREIGTRNIKVALRRLRKFARQGAAEELALDATIRATASNAGYLDIKMQPERKNNIKVLMLFDVGGTMDDHIERTEELFSAAKSEFKNMEFFYFHNCVYDYVWKNNRRRHSERFPTWDILRKYPPDTKLIFVGDATMSPYEILQPGGSVEYNNEEAGSAWLARFTAAFPKFVWLNPEPDTIWQYRQSIDIIRQLMNNRMFPLTMNGLEQAMRTLSK, translated from the coding sequence ATGCTGATCGATTTCTTCTTCACGCTGAAAGACGCCAAGATCCCGGTCACGATCAAGGAGTTTTTGACGCTGCTGGAAGCCATGCAACAGCGCGTGATCAGCAACTCGCTGGACGATTTCTACTACCTGGCGCGCCTGACGCTGGTCAAGGACGAGGCCCACTTCGACAAGTTCGACCGCGCCTTTGGCCTGTATTTCAAGGGCATCAGCGCGACCTTCGACCAGCAGGGCAATGTGCCGCTGGACTGGCTGGTACAGCGCATGAAGCGCGAGCTGACACCGGAGCAGATCGCCGCGCTGGAGAAATTCGGCTACGACAAACTGATGGACCGCCTGAAGGAGCTGCTGGACGAGCAGAAGGCGCGCCACGAGGGGGGCAACAAGTGGATCGGCACCGGCGGCACTTCGCCGTTCGGCCATGGCGGCACCAATCCCGAGGGCGTGCGCATCGGCGGCAAGGGCGGCAACCGCACCGCAGTCAAGGTGTGGGAGGCGCGCAGCTACCAGGATTACGACGGCGAGCGCGAGATCGGCACCCGCAACATCAAGGTGGCGCTGCGCCGGCTGCGCAAGTTTGCGCGCCAGGGCGCGGCCGAGGAACTGGCGCTGGACGCCACCATCCGCGCCACCGCCAGCAACGCCGGCTACCTCGATATCAAGATGCAGCCGGAGCGCAAGAACAATATCAAGGTGCTGATGCTGTTCGACGTCGGCGGCACCATGGACGACCATATCGAGCGCACCGAGGAACTGTTTTCGGCCGCCAAGTCGGAGTTCAAGAACATGGAGTTCTTCTACTTCCACAACTGCGTCTACGACTATGTGTGGAAGAACAACCGGCGCCGCCATTCGGAGCGCTTCCCGACCTGGGACATCCTGCGCAAATACCCGCCCGACACCAAGCTGATCTTCGTCGGCGACGCCACCATGAGTCCGTACGAGATCCTGCAGCCGGGCGGCTCGGTCGAGTACAACAACGAGGAAGCCGGCAGCGCCTGGCTGGCGCGCTTCACGGCAGCGTTCCCGAAATTCGTCTGGCTCAATCCGGAACCGGACACCATCTGGCAGTACCGCCAGTCGATCGACATCATCCGCCAGCTGATGAACAACCGCATGTTCCCGCTGACCATGAACGGCCTGGAGCAGGCAATGCGCACGCTCAGCAAATAA
- a CDS encoding GNAT family N-acetyltransferase has protein sequence MSILLSFRRLSARLRAASPRSIAAAATLLLAGFFLLDLGSGPTISFGLFYTLSVVLVAWRLGRAATVLAVLAASAARVADFYLNRHHDGALMLVYDLLQSAAGYGLAALLAWQGRQLFERTARHARHFQHQARRERRQRRLEATIRRAVLADVPAIIALTNAGGEDGAFDQNVMDAVRQAALTTTFSQGIIDGAALRDVWNGGQTVVPIEFWVSERNGQVAAYMMVLGVDGNKGPERELHALAVAPPFRNTGLGSAMVNFFCLRYQQRRLVIATKSDSQMMQMLVRRNFQQLTSDKGYDIMVRD, from the coding sequence ATGTCCATACTGCTTTCTTTTCGTCGTCTGAGCGCGCGCCTGCGCGCCGCCAGCCCGCGCAGCATCGCTGCGGCGGCCACCTTGCTGCTGGCCGGGTTTTTCCTGCTCGATCTGGGCAGCGGCCCGACCATCTCCTTCGGGCTGTTTTATACGCTGTCGGTGGTGCTGGTGGCGTGGCGGCTGGGGCGCGCCGCCACTGTGCTGGCCGTGCTGGCCGCCAGCGCCGCCCGCGTCGCCGATTTCTACCTGAACCGCCATCACGACGGCGCCCTGATGCTGGTCTACGATCTGCTGCAAAGCGCGGCCGGCTACGGGCTGGCGGCGCTGCTGGCCTGGCAGGGCCGCCAGCTGTTCGAGCGCACCGCGCGCCACGCCCGCCATTTCCAGCACCAGGCGCGCCGCGAACGGCGTCAGCGCCGGCTGGAGGCCACCATCCGCCGCGCGGTGCTGGCCGATGTGCCGGCCATCATCGCGCTGACCAATGCCGGCGGCGAAGACGGCGCCTTCGACCAGAATGTGATGGACGCGGTACGCCAGGCCGCGCTGACCACCACCTTCAGCCAGGGCATCATCGATGGCGCCGCGTTGCGCGACGTCTGGAATGGCGGCCAGACCGTGGTGCCGATCGAGTTCTGGGTGTCCGAACGCAATGGCCAAGTGGCCGCCTATATGATGGTGCTGGGCGTGGACGGCAACAAGGGACCGGAGCGCGAACTGCATGCGCTGGCGGTGGCGCCGCCCTTCCGCAACACCGGCCTGGGGTCGGCGATGGTGAATTTCTTCTGCCTGCGCTACCAGCAGCGGCGCCTGGTGATCGCCACCAAGTCCGACTCGCAGATGATGCAGATGCTGGTGCGGCGTAACTTTCAGCAGCTCACCAGCGACAAGGGCTATGACATCATGGTGCGCGACTAG
- the kdpE gene encoding two-component system response regulator KdpE — MTDTAPTALLVEDEPQIRRFVRAALEEEGWQVFEAGGLQRGLIDAGTRKPDLIVLDLGLPDGDGIDFVTDLRKWSSVPVIVLSARVNEADKIRALDAGADDYLSKPFGVGELLARVRATLRRQRQPAADQSGLVQFGDVAVDLQNRRVTRGGAHVHLTPTEYRLLAVLVANAGRVMTNPQLLRAVWGPSQSENGHYLRIYMGHLRHKLEADPTQPRYLLTETAVGYRLQLP; from the coding sequence ATGACTGACACCGCACCGACCGCCTTGCTGGTCGAAGACGAACCGCAAATCCGCCGCTTCGTGCGCGCCGCGCTGGAAGAGGAGGGCTGGCAGGTTTTCGAAGCGGGCGGCCTGCAACGCGGCCTGATCGACGCCGGCACCCGCAAACCGGACCTGATCGTGCTCGATCTCGGCCTGCCGGATGGCGACGGCATCGACTTCGTCACCGACCTGCGCAAATGGTCGAGCGTGCCGGTGATCGTGCTGTCGGCGCGCGTCAACGAAGCCGACAAGATCCGCGCGCTGGACGCCGGCGCCGACGACTACCTGAGCAAACCGTTCGGCGTCGGCGAACTGCTGGCGCGGGTGCGCGCCACCCTGCGGCGGCAGCGCCAGCCGGCCGCCGATCAGAGCGGGCTGGTGCAGTTTGGCGACGTCGCGGTGGATTTGCAGAACCGGCGCGTGACGCGCGGCGGCGCCCACGTGCACCTGACGCCGACCGAATACCGGCTGCTGGCGGTGCTGGTGGCCAACGCCGGCCGCGTGATGACCAACCCGCAACTGCTGCGCGCCGTGTGGGGGCCGTCGCAGTCGGAGAACGGCCATTATTTGCGGATCTACATGGGCCACCTGCGCCACAAGCTGGAAGCCGACCCCACCCAGCCGCGCTACCTGCTGACGGAAACGGCGGTCGGCTACCGCCTGCAGCTGCCGTAG